From a region of the Burkholderia lata genome:
- a CDS encoding extracellular solute-binding protein, with product MQPGDSHGDRLIRGIGARTRVRVVVRRLLIILTAGLLAAVLPSAFAASPEAVNDNVLRVLAWPGYADSDVVSAFEAQFHVRVEVTFVDSDEALWTRMHSAAPPPYDVLAANTAEIQRYAHERLLAPIDLSRIPNRRRQLPNFQQLATIDGLVEEGATYAIPFTYSSMGLIYDRKQVPAAPRSMRELWNPRYRGKVLDFNSAQHNFSFTALALGYSDPFRLSPAQTLAVAHKLIDLRRNLLTYYTLPEEATALFVQHRAALMFGNYGTQQVELLRRAGADVGYVIPDEGALAWLDCWAVTRGAQHPELAFAWINYMLEPAIGALLTERQGLANTLAPSPGLDTGHQHLVWLQPVEDIARRESLWSRIVSGDRPERFGK from the coding sequence ATGCAGCCGGGCGATTCACACGGGGACCGATTGATCAGGGGAATCGGCGCACGTACGCGCGTACGTGTCGTCGTGCGCCGGCTGCTCATCATTTTGACGGCGGGCTTACTTGCCGCTGTGCTTCCTTCTGCGTTCGCCGCCTCTCCCGAAGCCGTTAACGACAACGTGCTGCGCGTGCTTGCATGGCCCGGCTATGCGGACAGCGATGTCGTCAGCGCGTTCGAGGCGCAATTTCACGTACGCGTCGAAGTGACGTTCGTCGATTCCGACGAAGCACTATGGACGCGGATGCACAGCGCGGCGCCGCCGCCTTACGACGTGCTGGCCGCGAACACGGCCGAGATCCAGCGCTATGCGCACGAACGCCTGCTCGCGCCGATCGACCTGTCGCGCATCCCGAACCGGCGACGGCAGTTGCCGAATTTCCAGCAACTCGCGACGATCGACGGGCTCGTGGAAGAGGGTGCCACGTATGCGATCCCGTTCACGTATTCGTCGATGGGGCTGATCTACGACCGCAAGCAGGTTCCGGCCGCGCCGCGCTCGATGCGGGAGCTGTGGAATCCCCGCTACCGCGGCAAGGTGCTCGACTTCAACAGCGCGCAGCACAATTTTTCGTTCACGGCGCTGGCGCTCGGCTATTCCGATCCGTTTCGCCTGTCGCCCGCGCAGACGCTCGCCGTCGCGCACAAGCTGATCGACCTGCGCCGCAACCTGCTGACGTACTACACGCTTCCTGAAGAGGCGACCGCGTTGTTCGTCCAGCATCGTGCGGCGCTGATGTTCGGCAACTACGGCACGCAACAGGTCGAACTGCTGCGACGTGCCGGCGCGGACGTCGGCTACGTGATTCCGGACGAAGGCGCGCTCGCATGGCTCGACTGCTGGGCCGTCACACGCGGCGCGCAACATCCGGAGCTCGCGTTCGCCTGGATCAATTACATGCTCGAACCGGCGATCGGCGCGCTGCTGACCGAACGCCAGGGTCTCGCGAATACGCTCGCGCCGTCGCCGGGCCTCGACACCGGGCACCAGCATCTCGTCTGGCTCCAGCCCGTGGAGGACATCGCGCGGCGCGAATCGCTGTGGAGCCGCATCGTGTCGGGCGACCGGCCGGAGCGGTTCGGAAAATGA